The Anopheles merus strain MAF chromosome 2L, AmerM5.1, whole genome shotgun sequence genome has a segment encoding these proteins:
- the LOC121593709 gene encoding ras-specific guanine nucleotide-releasing factor RalGPS1, which yields MMRYSEIPRDLADRHTCKSKVGRDTKTSRSLSSTGGHNESYDGDGDDGYEQLSSSDGNVSQPNQHEEKALDGSIDTPLIEDGKRKPERHRDRQPDDKHLCHKATAGSIESLNDGCSATSSFRPWHSYSKKSYSLPPNTTISDVGSIVFSCQQVSPAELAAQITLLDFPIFNAIQPEELTSCGWTKKNKHTLAPNVVAFTKRFNHTTFWTVQEILNGVSPKDRAEIISHFIKVAKKLHDINNLHSLFAVISALKSASVHRLKESWLLVSRKDQQQLDRLSHLFDESDNWSSLRKCLNQFKLPGIPYLGIFLTDIIYIDLMHPNKSGEESYARETKMNNVLRVLSSYQSSNYTFISPVPPTLRYLQSRRYIDELQNIFEEDQYKKSLNLEPTAGASTMSSAGTVRLLKPKTEQSDNIGRNVKPTIALAECKDSPDSTTCAPNTSQTIVSSARQFIPGHRKCYSLGTNIFYPRSSEQSSSSSSASSSRHAKVADGLNKMRHLLDDSYVESKRANSIAATGSGGSHSSDQESEHPTALQLVELEPITSGNLVEGYLKRKTVLKYGRKPTVASWQRYWVLIWSNTMIYFPPKTFKGNERSNFKKEPSKIFPLEGWTAEESDLPLQDEFFQLVNYNHGHAYRFKSGSNASANRWLAALKQVTTPKPAEPLSISLNLISFE from the exons ACGTGCAAAAGTAAGGTAGGTCGAGATACGAAAACTAGTCGGAGCTTATCGTCAACAGGCGGTCACAACGAATCGTACGAtggcgatggtgatgatggatATGAGCAACTCTCCTCCTCCGATGGAAACGTTTCGCAACCGAACCAGCATGAGGAGAAAGCACTAGACGGAAGCATCGATACGCCATTGATCGAAGACGGTAAGCGAAAACCGGAGCGCCATCGCGACCGCCAACCCGATGATAAACACTTGTGCCATAAAGCGACCGCAGGCTCGATCGAAAGTCTCAACGATGGATGTTCAGCAACGTCGTCATTTAG GCCTTGGCATAGCTAttccaaaaaatcatacaGTCTACCGCCGAATACAACGATTAGTGACGTCGGCTCAATCGTATTCAGCTGCCAGCAAGTGTCGCCGGCTGAGCTGGCCGCTCAGATAACACTTTTggattttcccatttttaatGCAATACAACCAGAGGAGCTGACCAGCTGCGGCTggacgaagaaaaacaaacatactCTAGCGCCCAATGTGGTAGCATTCACGAAACGATTCAATCATACGACATTTTGGACTGTACAGGAAATACTCAACGGCGTTAGCCCGAAAGATCGGGCTGAGATCATCAGTCATTTTATAAAG gtgGCGAAGAAATTACATGACATCAACAATCTTCACTCACTGTTTGCCGTTATATCTGCACTGAAAAGTGCCAGCGTTCATCGGTTAAAAGAAAGTTGGTTGTTAGTGTCCCGAAAAGATCAGCAACAGCTGGATAGGTTGAGCCACCTGTTTGATGAAAGCGATAATTGGTCCTCATTGCGGAAATGTTTAAATCAATTCAAACTTCCGGGTATACCATACCTAG GTATATTTCTTACGGACATTATCTACATCGATTTGATGCATCCCAACAAATCGGGAGAGGAAAGTTATGCACgcgaaaccaaaatgaacaACGTGTTGCGAGTGTTGTCTAGCTACCAAAGTTCGAACTATACGTTCATCAGTCCGGTACCTCCGACGCTACGTTACCTACAGTCTCGGCGGTATATAGACGAGCTACAGAATATATTTGAGGAGGATCAATATAA AAAATCTCTCAACTTGGAACCTACCGCCGGTGCATCAACCATGTCGTCTGCCGGTACTGTGCGATTACTGAAACCAAAAACAGAGCAGAGTGATAACATTGGCCGCAACGTGAAACCTACTATCGCTTTGGCGGAATGTAAAGATTCTCCAGACTCGACGACATGCGCACCAAACACTAGCCAGACTATCGTTTCGAGCGCACGACAATTCATACCTGGCCATAGGAAATGCTATAGTTTAGGAACAAA CATTTTTTACCCTAGATCTTCCGAACAGTCAAGCAGCTCCTCATCGGCATCGAGCAGTCGTCATGCAAAGGTGGCAGATGGATTGAATAAGATGCGACACCTGCTCGATGATTCCTATGTCGAATCGAAACGCGCAAACAGTATCGCTGCAACAGGAAGCGGGGGTAGTCACAGTAGCGACCAGGAATCTGAACATCCGACGGCCCTACAGTTGGTCGAGCTGGAGCCAATAACGAGTGGAAACTTGGTGGAAGGATACTTAAAACGTAAAACCGTTCTCAAGTATGGTCGCAAACCTACCGTAGCATCCTGGCAGCGGTATTGGGTGTTGATATGGTCCAACACGATGATATACTTTCCACCAAAAACATTCAAGGG CAACGAACGAAGCAACTTCAAAAAGGAACCATCCAAAATATTTCCCCTCGAAGGATGGACGGCCGAAGAATCGGATCTTCCGCTTCAGGACGAGTTCTTCCAGCTGGTAAACTACAACCATGGACATGCGTATCGTTTCAAATCCGGTTCGAATGCTTCCGCTAATCGATGGCTTGCGGCCCTGAAACAAGTCACAACACCTAAACCGGCGGAACCATTATCCATCTCACTGAATCTTATATCCTTTGAATAG